One window from the genome of Lentibacillus daqui encodes:
- a CDS encoding peptide MFS transporter produces MSSNNQNIQDIPQKGFFGHPKGLSTLFFTEFWERFSYYGMRAILLFYMYYEISKGGLGMDHGTAASIMAVYGSLVYMSGIIGGWIADRLLGSARTTFYGGILIMFGHIVLSFPGSITGLFVSMALIVIGTGLLKPNVSNIVGDLYSKEDYRRDSGFSIFYMGINMGALIAPLIVGTVGQEYNFHLGFSLAAIGMFIGLIMFIFTKGKYLGPAGTNVPNPLTAAERKLVFGRIGIAALIVIILGAISIYTGLLTIDRFTMLVSICGIVIPTIYFIVMYRSPKTTKVERSRLLAYIPMFIAAIMFWAIQEQGSIILARYADQRTQLHFAGLEIQSSWFQSLDPLFIVIFAPVFAWLWLKLGNRQPSTPTKFSIGLVFAGLSFIVMIIPALMNGTDTLVSPLWLVLSFFLVVIGELCLSPVGLSATTKLAPAAFSAQTMSLWFLSNASAQAINAQIVRLYSFDTEVLYFGVIGGISVLLGLLLFITSGKIHQLMRGID; encoded by the coding sequence ATGTCGTCTAATAATCAAAATATTCAAGATATCCCGCAGAAAGGTTTCTTTGGACATCCGAAGGGGTTGTCTACGCTTTTTTTCACTGAATTTTGGGAGCGTTTCTCTTATTATGGTATGCGCGCGATTTTATTATTTTATATGTACTATGAAATCTCAAAAGGCGGCCTGGGGATGGATCATGGAACGGCTGCATCGATTATGGCCGTTTACGGTTCTCTCGTGTATATGTCCGGAATTATCGGCGGCTGGATTGCCGACCGATTGCTGGGAAGTGCTCGTACCACTTTCTATGGCGGTATCCTGATCATGTTCGGTCATATTGTTCTTTCTTTTCCGGGAAGCATAACAGGATTGTTCGTATCTATGGCCTTGATTGTCATTGGGACAGGACTGCTTAAACCGAATGTTTCCAATATTGTTGGTGATTTGTATAGTAAAGAAGACTATCGCCGTGATTCTGGTTTTAGTATATTCTATATGGGAATCAATATGGGTGCACTTATTGCGCCGTTAATTGTCGGAACTGTTGGACAGGAATATAATTTTCACCTTGGGTTTAGCCTGGCAGCCATTGGAATGTTTATTGGTTTGATCATGTTCATCTTTACCAAGGGAAAATATTTGGGACCGGCTGGGACGAATGTGCCCAACCCGCTAACAGCAGCTGAGCGTAAACTTGTATTTGGTCGAATTGGTATTGCTGCGCTTATTGTGATTATTTTGGGTGCCATTTCCATTTATACAGGGCTTTTAACAATCGACCGGTTTACTATGCTTGTTAGTATTTGCGGTATTGTTATTCCAACTATCTATTTTATTGTCATGTATCGAAGCCCGAAGACAACAAAAGTGGAGCGTTCCCGATTGCTGGCTTATATTCCGATGTTTATTGCAGCCATCATGTTTTGGGCAATTCAGGAACAAGGATCGATCATTCTGGCTCGTTACGCAGATCAGCGAACACAGCTTCATTTCGCCGGGTTGGAAATTCAATCATCCTGGTTTCAATCATTGGATCCACTATTTATCGTTATTTTCGCACCAGTTTTCGCATGGCTTTGGCTTAAACTCGGGAATCGGCAACCATCGACTCCGACGAAATTTTCGATTGGGTTAGTTTTTGCAGGTCTTTCATTTATCGTGATGATTATCCCTGCTTTAATGAATGGAACAGATACACTTGTTAGTCCATTATGGTTGGTACTCAGCTTCTTCCTGGTTGTTATAGGGGAATTATGTTTATCACCAGTTGGTTTATCAGCAACCACCAAGCTTGCACCGGCAGCATTTTCTGCACAAACGATGAGTCTATGGTTCTTATCTAATGCTTCAGCACAAGCCATTAATGCACAGATTGTTCGGCTATATTCGTTTGACACGGAAGTTTTATACTTTGGTGTGATCGGCGGAATTTCTGTTCTTCTTGGTTTACTGCTATTTATTACATCGGGAAAAATTCATCAGCTAATGCGCGGGATTGATTAA